A stretch of DNA from Chitinispirillales bacterium:
TTTGAACCAACTATGTACAAATCTCCTTACCCATATATTGCGAATAGACGGCTTTACTACAACGACGCTTTTGAATTGAGTGTATTGATTTACAGTAATAACGTTTTTTCTGTTCACCCCCAAATACTCAAGCAATATCAATATAGGTTCTTCAGGATTTTTGTCAATAAAAACAATTTTATGATTTATGTAATCGCCGTTCAGTAAAACATACGCAAACGCCATAGTTCCGGTCAAAACATGACCGAAATGATTTTGCGGAATACAGAAATAAATCACGTCGTCGTCAACATATTTTATTTTAATTTTCGATGGATTTATACGGGAAGGAGAAACAATCTCTCTCTCCATTATTACCGTTCTGCTTTGCCAAACCGGCACCCCCTTACTTGTCAGAACACCCGCAGGAATAAAATTAACACGACGAAGACTGAACCGTCTTCTTCTCGAAAAAGACGGTTGTATAATTCCTTTTTCAACCACTAACGGTTTTAACGACATTTTTTCTCCTCTTCTTATACTTTTCCGTTTATAATAAAACCGGCAAACGAACTGTCAAAGATTTTTTTTCTCGCCCAATAAAGCGTCAATTTGTGAATATTCATCCTGGCGGTTGTTTTATCGTATAACGTCCGGTTAAAACGGTTAAATCCAGCTATTAAAAATCTATGACAGTCAGTGTCTCCGATTATTTCGCAATTTAAGTTTTTCCATTCGTCCTGTTGTATCATTCGGTTGAAACAAATCTGAAAAAAGAAATAATGTCCGGTTTGTTCTTCTTTTTTCCAATATTCAAGCAATATGGAAAGAAGGTCGCTAATTATTTTGTTGTGTGGTTTTGCAATCATAAAAGAATTCAGCATTCTTACTTGAATTGCCGGGCTCCACGAGAAATACAAAGGGTCGTATTTTATATAAATATTCGCATCGAGCGGTAGTGTCTTGCTGCGTTGAAACGCAAAAAAATCTTTTTGCAACAAACTTTCTTCAATCGGTTTGGTTAAATAAATTGTCGCATCAAGCCAGACTCCACCATAAGCCGAAAGCAAATATAAACGTACAAGATTGGATAATTTTGTAATGTCGTACCCTCCGGTATTTAATCTTTTCCAGACAAAATCAGGTAATTCGATATAATCGTTCATATTTTCTTTCGACAGCATAATTATTTCGTAACCGTTACTGTGTGTTTTTACGGAATTAAAGCATGCCTTTACAACTTTAGGTATATTTTCGTCTATTCCCTGATACCAGAATTGCCAAATGATTTTTTTATCTATCAATTCCGGTTTTTTAGGGATTCCTGAGAATTGTTCTATTCCCCCGCTTAAAAAATCTGCAATATAATTATCTAATTTTTCTGCGATTTCGGCTTGCACAAGAATATCTTTTTTTGCTTTTTTTGCACTTTTTATCCGCCTCGGCGTATGTAAAACATCTATTAAAAAATCTATTCCTATTTCAGATATTTCTCTTAAAGTATTTTTCATATCTTCTCCTGTTCCAAATTCCCGTTTGCAAGAACGTCAAAAAACGAACCGGCTGAAATTTGTCCGAATCTATCAAATCTATAAGTTAATTTGTGGATATCGCTTTTTGCGACTATCTCTTTGTAAATACGATAATCAAATTTATCTAAAGCCACTGTTTGAAATTTATGACAGTCGGTATCGCCGATTATTTCGCAATTTAAGTTTTTCCATTCGTCCCGTTGCGTCATTCTGTTAAAACAAATCTGAAAAAAGAAATAGTGCCGGGTTTTCGCTTCTTTTCTCCAGTATTCAAGCAAAATAGTGAGAAGGTCGGCTATTATTTTATTATTCGGTTTCGCAATCATAAAAGAATTTAGCATTTTTACTTGAAATGTCGAACTCCACGAGAAATACAAAGGGTCGTATTTTATATAAATATTAGCGTCGGGCGGAGGCGTTTTGCTGCGTTGAAACGCAAAGAAATCTTTTTGCAACAAACTTTCTTCAATCGGTTTGGTTAAATAAATTGTCGCGTCAAGCCAGACTCCGCCATAAGCCGAAAGCAAATACAAACGCACAAGATTGGATAATTTGGCAAAACTATATCCGCCTTTTTTAAATTTTTCAAAAACAAAATCCGGCAAATCAATATAATCGTTTACGTTTTTATCCGTCAACATAATTATTTCGTAACCGTTACTATGTTTTTTTACGGAATTAAGACAACTGATAACTATTTTGGGCATGCCGTCGTTTATTCCTTGATGCCAATACTGCCAAAATATTTTTTCCCCGACCAATTCCGGTTTTTTAGGAATCGCCGAAAATCGTTCTATTTTCCCACTTAAAAAATCTGCAATATAAGTATCCAATTTTTCTGCGATTTCGGTTTGCAAAGGAATGTGTCTTTTTGCCTTTATCGCTCTCATGGTTTGCCTTATTTTAGGCGCCACAATCTTTGCGAGATTATTTGCCAATGTTGTCAAACTACCCCCTTATTGTAAATAAAATAATATTTGCACAATATTATCCGAAAAAAAACTCCATACTAAAACTCATACGAATCTTCTCTTTATGGAAT
This window harbors:
- a CDS encoding capsular polysaccharide synthesis protein — its product is MKNTLREISEIGIDFLIDVLHTPRRIKSAKKAKKDILVQAEIAEKLDNYIADFLSGGIEQFSGIPKKPELIDKKIIWQFWYQGIDENIPKVVKACFNSVKTHSNGYEIIMLSKENMNDYIELPDFVWKRLNTGGYDITKLSNLVRLYLLSAYGGVWLDATIYLTKPIEESLLQKDFFAFQRSKTLPLDANIYIKYDPLYFSWSPAIQVRMLNSFMIAKPHNKIISDLLSILLEYWKKEEQTGHYFFFQICFNRMIQQDEWKNLNCEIIGDTDCHRFLIAGFNRFNRTLYDKTTARMNIHKLTLYWARKKIFDSSFAGFIINGKV
- a CDS encoding capsular polysaccharide synthesis protein, producing MTTLANNLAKIVAPKIRQTMRAIKAKRHIPLQTEIAEKLDTYIADFLSGKIERFSAIPKKPELVGEKIFWQYWHQGINDGMPKIVISCLNSVKKHSNGYEIIMLTDKNVNDYIDLPDFVFEKFKKGGYSFAKLSNLVRLYLLSAYGGVWLDATIYLTKPIEESLLQKDFFAFQRSKTPPPDANIYIKYDPLYFSWSSTFQVKMLNSFMIAKPNNKIIADLLTILLEYWRKEAKTRHYFFFQICFNRMTQRDEWKNLNCEIIGDTDCHKFQTVALDKFDYRIYKEIVAKSDIHKLTYRFDRFGQISAGSFFDVLANGNLEQEKI